The nucleotide window catgggttctaattctgcccctgggtgcccttgagcaagtcacatcacttctctgtaccccagttccctcttctggaaaatggggatgaagactagactgtgagcccgctgtggggtagggaccgtctctatgcgttgccgacttgtacttcccaagcgcttagtccagtgctctgcacacagtaagcgctcaatgaatatgattgaatgaatgaatgaagactgtaagccccaagtgggacaaccttggatctcccccagtgcttagaacagtgcttggcacatagtaagtgcttaacaaatgccattattattattatatgtataattattattgtattaataatgtcattaataattaatgataatatgataatagtgttatattgtgtataatagtatattatatattattagcaTTATATACTAATAGTGctttaataatggtaattattcataattgagcccacttttagactgtgagcccactgttgggtagggactgtctctgtatgttgccaacttggacttcccaagcgcttagtacagtgccctgcacacagtaagcgctcaataaatacgattgatgatgatgataataatattacaatcgtattattgtaataataatgatcatggactttgttaagcgcttactacgtgccaagcacataccatcagtattattattattattacttcacttctctgggcctcagttccctcatctataaaacagagatgaagaccgtgagccccccgggggacaacctgatcaccctgtaacctccccagcgcttaggacagtgctttgcacatagtaagcgcttaataaataccatcattattatcatccaacttgtacttcccaagcgcctggtccagtgctctgcacacagtaagcgctcaataaatacgattgaatgaatgaatcattattattactttttttgtgtgtccgtctcccccttctagaccgtgaacccgtcgtcgggtggggaccgtctccatctgttgccgatttggacttcccaagcgcttagtccagtgctctgcacccaggaagcgctcagtaaattcattccatcattcaaacgtatttattgagcgcttcctgggggcagagcactggactaagcgcttgggaagtccaagttggcaacatctagagacagtccctacccaacagcgggctcacagtctagaagggggagacagacaacaaaacaaaacatatgaagtaaatgcgattgaacgaatgtatgaataatatagagaagcagcgtggctcagtggaaagagcccgggctctggagtcagaggtcatgggttcgaatcccggctccgccacatgtctgctgtgtgaccttgggcgagtcagttcacttctcggagcctcagtgacctcatctgtataatggggatgatgactgtgagccccccgtgggacaacctgatcaccttgtatccccccagcgtttagaacagtgctttgcacatagtaagcgcttaacaaatgccattattattattattatatagagacggtccctacccaacagcgggctcacagtctagaagggggagacagacaacaaaacatattaaggaaatgagattgaatgaatgtatgaataagtgATTGAAggcatcccagcgtggctcagtggatagagcccgggctttggagtcagaggtcacgggttcaaatccgggctccgccaatttttcagctgtgtgactttggaaaagtcacttcacttctctgggcctcagtgacctcatctggaaaatggggatgaagactgtgagccccctgagggacaacctgatcaccttgtaactccccagcgcttagaacagcgctttgcacatagcaagcgcttaacaaatgctatcattattattattattattttgttagtatgttgggttttgttctctgtctcccccttctagactgtgagcccactgttgggtagggcccgtctctgtatgttgccagcttgtactccccaagcgcttcgtacagtgctctgcacacagtaagcgctcgataaatacgattgattgattgattgattgattattattattatcccggctccaggAACCCGAGAACGGCAGCGCGGGCACGGGTCCCCCCGCCTCCAGGTCTCCATGGCAACCGGATGACGTCCTGCCCGgccccgcgcatgcgcacgcGCCTCCCGGAACCCGAGAGCGGCAGCCCGGGCGGCCGGAGGGACTGGGACTTCAGCGCACGGGTCCCCCGCCTCCAGGCCTCCATGGCAACCGGGATAACGTCCGGTCCggccccgcgcatgcgccggcGCCTCCCGGAACCCGAGAGCGGCAGCTCGGGTGGTCGGAGGGAGCGGGACGGCAGCGCACGGGTCCCCCGCCTCCAGGTCTCCATGGCAACCGGATAACTTCCGGTCTGGGCCCGATCCCGCGCAGGCGCCCTCGCCCTCTGGCCATGGTGATGCTGCTGTTGCGAGCAGGCCGAGGCCTGCGGCCTAGTCAACCCGGGGCCCTGCCTCGCCGCAGCATCTTCTACGCTCAGGGTCAGAGCCCCGAGCCCCGCACCCGTGAATACTTCTACTACATCGACCACCAGGGACAGGTGCGGACCGGACCTTTGGCctatttaataaacaccactgcccTATTGGGTCggcccttactgggtgccaggcactgcgctcagcgctggggtggataagaataacaatcattgttatgattaataaaataataatgatcattctggtatttttttaaacgcttactgtaataacaatcattgttatcattcataataataataataattctggtgtttgttaggcgcttactataataacaatcattgttattaataataataaccctggtgtttgttaggcgcttactatagtaacaatcattgttattattaataataattctggtgttaggcgcttactatagtaacaatcattgttattattagtaataattctggtattaggCGCTTGCTATAATAAAAATCattgctcaatcaatcgtatttattgagcgcttactgtgtgcagagcacctgtactaagcgcttgggaagtacaagttggcaacatatagagacggtccctacccaacagtgggctcacagtctagaagggggagacagagaacaaaacaaaaaacatactaacaaaataaaatatagtaatttaTTCTATTAGaataactgttattattcatattaataattctggtgttaggtgcttactataacaatcattattattattattattattaattttggtgtttgttaggcgcttactataataacaatcattgttaataataattctggtatttgttaggcactttataTAATAACAGTCattgttataattaataataataataattctggtatttgttaggcgctcactataataacaatcattgttattattcataataataatgattacaattctggtatttgttaggcacttactataatgacaatcattgttagtattattattattaataataataatagtatttgttaggtgcttactataataacagtcattgttattgttaataataataatggtatttgttaagcgcttactataataacaatcattgttattaataataataataattctggtatttgttaagtgcttgctatgtgccaagcactgatctaatggtgctcagtgcttagaacagtgctttgcacatagtaagcgctcaataaatgccattattattattattatctaagcactgggggagatacgaggtcatcaggttgtcccacttggggctctcagtcttcatccccattttccagttgaggaaccgaggcccagagaagtgaagtgcctggcccaaagtcacacagccgataagtggcggagccgggattagaacccatgacccctgactcccaagcttgggctctttccagtgagccccaccgcttattattcttgttgtatgtgttaagcacttaccgtgtgacaGGAACAGTATTAAGCGCcggattggataataataataatcgtggttattatcatgcttattgttgtatttgttaagcgcttactctgtgacaggcactgtattaagagaagCAAGGAAATCGATTCCGGACCCGCTGCAAAGCAGGGATAAAtaaaaagaagcagcctggcttagtgggaagagcccgggcttgggagtcggaggacgcgggttctaatcccggctctgccgctcgtcagctgtgtgactttgggcacgtcgcttcacttctctgggcctcagtgacctcatctgtaaaatggggatgaagcctgtgagccccccgtgggacaacccgatcaccttgtagcctccccagcgcttagaacagcgctttgcacgtagtaagcgcttaacaaattccaacattattattgttattattatcatcattattattattattattaatcccggctctgccgctcgtctgctgtgtgacctggggcaagccacttcacttctctctgcctcggttccctcatctagaaaacgggtttgaagactgtgagccccccgtgggacaacctgatcaccatgtatcccccccagcgcttagaacagcgctttgcacatagtaagcacttaacaaataccaacattattattattattattattattattattattaatcccggctctgccgctcatctgctgtgtgacctggggcaagccacttcacttctctctgcctcggttccctcatctagaaaacggggatgaagactgtgagccccctgtgggacaacctgattaccttgtatccaccccagcgcttagaacagcgctcggcacatgggaagcgcttatcaaatgcaatcattattattattattcaatcgtatttattgagcgcttactgtgtgcagagcacactggactaagtgcttgggaagtccaagttggcaacatagagagacggtccctacccgacagcgggctcacggtctagaagggggagacagacaacaaaacaaaacatgtagacaggtgtcaaaattgtcaaaataaaaagaattagaattattattcatttattccctGGAGATTCCCCACCAAGACCTTTCTTGGGCTACCCAGGCTCCGCCACGAGTCTTCTCTCAGTCCCCTGTTCTAGTTTGTAACGTCTCCCCGGGCCTAACCCAGCTGCTGAAATTTTAAaagccgtgataataataataataataacgatggcatttattaagggcttactaagtgcaaagcactgttctaagcgctggggaggttacacggtgatcgggttgtcccacggggggctcacagtcttcatccccattttccaggtgagggaactgaggcccagagaagttaaagcagcgtggctcagtggaaagagcccgggctttggagtcagaggtcatgggttcgaatcccaccccgccacatgtctgctgtgtgaccttgggcaagtcacttaacttttctgagcctcagttatcttatcaatcgtatttattgagcgcttactatgtgcagagcactgtactaagcgcttgggaagtacaaattggcaacagtgacctcatctgtaaaatgggggtgaagactgtgagccccatgtgggacaacttgatcaccttgtatcccccccagcgcttagaacagtgctgtgcacatagtaagcgcttaataaatgccattattattattatagtgacttgcccagagtcacccagctgacaattggcagagccgggatttgaacccatgacctctgactccaaagcccaggctctttccactgagccacgctgctgatcttGTCTGGTTTTTGTGGAACCTGGACGTCGTCCTCGCTCCTCCGTCCCCTTCAGAGATTTAAAAGCCGTGTTTCAAACCCCGTTTAGCCTTTTCTTGTTTCGGCTCAAtacccctttctttccccatctctgcctcAACAGCTTTTCCTGGACGATGCCAAGGTGAAGAATTTCATCACCTGCTTCAAAGGTacatccccccgaccccccgtCCCCTCTCAGGGACCCCTTCCCCTGGCACCCTGTGTTGTAAGCTCcctcgtgtacttcccaagcgcttagcacagtgctctgcacacagtaagtgctcaataaatacgactgactgaatgaatgaatgactctatttattttacttgtacatatctattctgttttattctgtgaatgttttgttttgttgtctgtctcccccttctagactgtgagcccgctgttgggtagggaccgtctctagatgctgccaacttggacttcccaagcgcttagtccagtgctctgcacacagtaagcgctcaataaatacgattgattgattgaccgtctatgtctccatttctattctatttattttattttgtgaatatgttttgttttatcctctgtctcccccttctagactgtgagcccgctgttgggtagggaccgtctctagatgttgccaacttggacttcccaagcgcttagtccagtgctctgcacacagtaagcgctcaataaatacgattgattgattgattgaccatctatgtctccatttctattctatttattttattttgtgaatatgttttattttgttgtctgcctcccccttctagactgtgagcccgctgttgggtagggaccatctctagatgttgccaacttggacttcccaagcgcttagtccagtgctctgcacacagtaagcgctcaataaatacgattgattgattgattgattgaccatctatgtctccatttctattctatttattttattttgtgaatatgttttattttgttgtctgtctcccccttctagactgtgagctcgctgttgcgtagggaccgtctctagatgttgccaacttggacttcccaagcacttagtccagtgctctgcacacagtaagcgctcaataaatacaactgactgactgaatgaatgactctatttattttacttgtacatatctattctattcattttattttgtgagtatgttttgtttggttctctgtctcccccttctagactgtgagcccgctgttgggtagggaccgtctctagatgttgccaacatgaatgtacccaacattcattcgttcattcaattgtatttattgagcgcttactgtgtgcagagcactgtactaagcgcttgggaagtccaagtcggcaacatatagagacagtccctacccaacattcattcattcagttgtatttattgagcgcttactgtgtgcagagcactgtactaagcgcttgagaagtccaagtcggcgacatatagagatggtctctacccaacattcattcattcaattgtatttattgagcgcttactgtgtgcagagcactgtactaagcgcttgggaagtccaagtcggcaacatagagagacggtccctacccaacattcattcattcagtcagtcatatttcttaataataacaatgataatgatggcatttattaagcgcttactatgtgcaaagcaccgttctaagcgctggggaggttacaaggggatcaggttgtcccacggggggctcccagtcttaatccccattttacagatgaggtaactgaggcccagagaagttaagtgacttgcccaaggtcacacagcagacatgtggcggagccgggattcgaacccctgacctctgactccaaagcccaggctctttattgagcgcttactgtgtgcagagcaccgtaccaagcgcttgggaagtccaagtcgggaacatagggagacggtccctacccgtctcGATGGGCTTATCGGCGCCGGCTCCCGACCCCCTTCCGCGTCTTGACattccccctctgtctttctccttcCACCCCGACCCCCTTCCGCGTCTTGAcattccctctctgtctttctccccccaccccgtccccgcgCGGCCCCCGGGCCCAGACCGGCAGTTCCTCGTCTTCTTCTTCACGCGCCTGAGGCCGAACCGCAGCGGCCgctaccaggaggccttccctttcgTCTCCCCGTGCGGGCGCGAGCGCAACTTCGTGCGCTGCGACGACCGGCCCGTGGTCTTCACCCACCTGCTggggggcccggccgggggcCCCCCGCGCCTGTCCTTCTGCGGCGGGGGCGAGGCCCTGGCCGTGCCCTTCGAGCCCGCCAAGCTGCTGCTTCTGCCGGCCAACGGCCGGCTCTACCACCCGGCCCCCGAGCGGGCCGGCCGCGTGGGCCTGGTCAAGTCGGCCTTGGCCTTCGAGCTGAGCTCCGGCTTCCAGTACCCCGACGCCGGGGACGGGGGCGAGGAAGGGGGCCCCGGCGGCCCGCCCACCCACTTCCTTTGGCAAGGGCAGCATCACTCCCTCACCCACGAGCTGATGCCCCTGCTCCGCACCTCTGGGAACCCCTGAGCCCCAACCTCCCCGCCCCGCGGCCCTTCCCAGAGTTGCCCCTTCTCATCCGGAGACTCCCCGcccgggagatggaggaggattcgGGGCGAGCCTGAGGGGTCCCGCGGGCCCGGGCCTGCGGTCGGGCCCCGAACAAGGATGCTGAGACGAGAACTGGTTCCTGTCGTCTGCTTTTCTTTtgttcgatggcatttattgagcgctgactatgtgccaagcgctggggaggttacaaggtgatcgggttgtcccacggggggctcactggcttcatccccattttccagatgaggtcactgaggcccagagaagtgaagcgacttgcccaaagtcacacagctgacaattggtggagtcgggatgataataataataatgatggtatttgttaagcacttactatgtgccaaacactgctctaagcgctgggaaggttacaaggtgatcaggttgtcccaccgggggctcacagtcttcatccccattttccagatgaggtcactgaggcccagagaagtgaaacgacttgcccaatgtcacacagctgactattggcagagccaggataataataataatgatggtatttgttaagcgcttactatgtgccaaacaccgctctaagtgctggggtagatacaaggtgatcaggttgtcccacgtggggctcacaggcttcatccccattttccagatgagataactgaggcacagagaagtgaagtgacttgcccaaagtcacacaactgacaattggcggagccaggataataataataatgatgttattgttaagcgcttactatgtgccaaacaccgctctaagcgctggggtagatacaaggtgatcaggttgtcccacgtggggctcacaggcttcatccccattttccagatgaggtcactgaggcccagagaagcgaagcgacttgcccaaagtcacccagctgacaattggcggagccgggatttgaacccatgacctctggctccaaagcccgggctcttttccactgagccacgctgagggagGATAGTAAATACATGttgactattctgtttattttattttgttaatttgttttgttgtctgtctcccccttctagactgtgagcccgctgttgggtagggaccgtctctctatgttgccagcttggacttcccaagcgcttagtccagtgctctgcacacaggaagcgctcaataaataggattgaaggaatgaatgaatgaaggggaggagcaggggcggggccaagatggcgggcggggcggggtcaaggagggggcggggccaaggaggGCGGAGTCGacgtgaggggcggggccaagacgGTGGCTCAAATGCGAGGGGGCGGAGCAAGGGCGGGGCCAATGGGGGCGGAGCCAACGTGAGGGGCGGGGGCCAATGAGGGCGGGCGGGGCAAGGAGATGGGCGGAGCCAGGgtggcgggcggggaggggggccaaGGAAGAAGGAGCAtgtgagagggggcggggccaagatggcggaaggggcggggccaaagaTGGGTAGGGgcggggcaaggaggagggcggAACCAAGATTTCAGCGGGGGATCAAGGAGGGCGTGGCCAATGTGAGGGGGTGGAGAAAGGGTGGGGCcaagatggcgggcgggcggggccaatgtgagggggcggggccaaggtgGCGGTTTGGGCGAGGCAAGGAGGAGGGCGGAACCAAGTTGGCGGCGGCGGGGGTCAAGGAGGGCGAAACCAATGTGAGGGGGCGGAGCCAAAGATGGCGGttgggggcggggcagggaggtgggaggagccaAGGTGGGGCGGGGTTAGGGAGGGCGGGGCCAATGTGAGGGGGCGGCGCAAGGGCGGGGACCAGAGGGCGGTTGGGCGGGGCCAAGGAGGGCGGAGCCAGTGTGAGGGGGAGGGGCCAAGGTGGCGGTTGGgcggggcaaggaggagggcggGGCCAACATGGCggttggggcggggagggcggagCCAGTGTGAGGGGGAGGGGCCAAGACGGCGGTAGGGCGGGGCCAATGGGGGTGGAGCCAACAGGgcggctgggggcgggggcaagGCGGGCGTGGTCAGTGTGAGGGGCGGGGCTAAGATGACGGTCAGGGGGGCAAGACGGAGGGCGGA belongs to Tachyglossus aculeatus isolate mTacAcu1 chromosome 18, mTacAcu1.pri, whole genome shotgun sequence and includes:
- the C18H8orf82 gene encoding UPF0598 protein C8orf82 homolog codes for the protein MVMLLLRAGRGLRPSQPGALPRRSIFYAQGQSPEPRTREYFYYIDHQGQLFLDDAKVKNFITCFKDRQFLVFFFTRLRPNRSGRYQEAFPFVSPCGRERNFVRCDDRPVVFTHLLGGPAGGPPRLSFCGGGEALAVPFEPAKLLLLPANGRLYHPAPERAGRVGLVKSALAFELSSGFQYPDAGDGGEEGGPGGPPTHFLWQGQHHSLTHELMPLLRTSGNP